The Impatiens glandulifera chromosome 3, dImpGla2.1, whole genome shotgun sequence genome contains a region encoding:
- the LOC124928699 gene encoding recQ-mediated genome instability protein 1, translating to MHRRRLNIHYSSDEDQEQEHPPQIPSHSDQIQGLIDDDIDFILQAETESMNLNTATTISSAPILVDISDDDEDERFLDVRENLSPPSPQPPSNSSFPAPGGGYSDAADCAVGRILHGLGLRLRRQWLDSCVQGLENSVPGFGRLDVTAKAKLCFQQFLFSDMKFSGSGILPENVGSMHLVDLEGPFVLQVDEIVNISIALKTRYQNANPGAKRCLKLSITDGVRSVVGMEYRPIKDLQVFSPSGMKVIIRNVQVRRGIMMLVPEVFEVVGGLVEDLEAARQRVVQEINKPPRGKKSRTDVKPSLASRAMLAAWPRDSDNDNRTMSFNESIHQTTTHPTVPDNNPGIISASTRRVDNLPVPRREENDQSHLLSSSYSAPAGIHPVVSRSLSSTRTRQDRVVDIIGVDDVQITEPIAEPPRISPEVSAVPDIHMADQVDNETPFTYLANLSAKWAATREQAPNVHGKIKCCLTGVKGFQYKQRTMFELLVYIDDGSLISEILIDHNVVQKGIGHSPEEVTAVLTCPDKKRASEMKNTLKQFQNYLVNFEGLMVIRISEESPLPVAIEMNQGCSPSDGWLLLKRLQPSNLFTR from the exons ATGCATAGAAGACGACTCAATATCCATTACTCCTCAGATGAAGATCAGGAACAAGAACACCCACCTCAAATCCCGTCACATTCAGACCAAATTCAAGGCCTAATTGACGACGATATTGATTTCATCCTCCAAGCAGAAACCGAATCCATGAACCTAAACACTGCTACCACTATCTCCTCCGCTCCAATTCTCGTCGATATCTCGGACGACGATGAAGATGAAAGATTCCTCGATGTCCGAGAAAATCTATCACCTCCTTCCCCTCAGCCGCCGTCAAATTCCAGTTTTCCAGCCCCCGGAGGTGGTTACTCTGACGCTGCTGATTGCGCTGTAGGGAGAATTCTTCATGGCTTAGGCTTGAGATTAAGGAGACAGTGGCTAGATTCTTGTGTTCAGGGGTTAGAGAACTCTGTTCCTGGGTTTGGGAGATTGGATGTAACTGCTAAAGCCAAATTATGTTTCCAGCAGTTTTTGTTCTCTGATATGAAATTCTCAGGGAGTGGAATCCTGCCTGAAAATGTTGGCAGCATGCATCTTGTTGATCTTGAAGGCCCTTTCGTCTTACAG GTTGATGAGATTGTGAATATTAGCATCGCGCTGAAAACTAGATATCAAAATGCCAATCCTGGGGCTAAGAGGTGCCTCAAATTGTCAATAACTGATGGTGTTCGAAGTGTGGTCGGAATGGAATACAGACCTATCAAAGATCTTCAAGTTTTTTCACCTAGTGGTATGAAG GTGATCATTCGGAATGTGCAAGTACGCCGTGGTATCATGATGTTGGTACCAGAAGTGTTTGAAGTTGTAGGTGGGTTGGTTGAGGATCTTGAAGCAGCAAGGCAGAGGGTTGTCCAGGAAATAAACAAGCCACCAAGGGGGAAAAA GTCCAGGACTGATGTAAAACCTTCTTTGGCATCTAGGGCTATGCTTGCTGCATGGCCAAGAGATAGTGACAATGATAACAGGACAATGTCTTTCAATGAATCCATACATCAAACTACTACTCATCCTACTGTACCAG ATAACAATCCTGGTATCATCTCTGCAAGCACAAGGAGAGTAGACAACTTGCCTGTTCCAAGACGTGAGGAAAATGACCAGTCTCATCTATTATCTTCATCTTATTCAGCTCCTGCGGGAATTCATCCTG TTGTATCTAGAAGTTTGTCTAGTACAAGAACGAGACAAGATCGGGTTGTTGACATCATTGGAGTGGATGATGTGCAAATTACTGAGCCAATTGCGGAACCTCCTCGAATATCCCCTGAGGTGTCAGCTGTTCCTGATATCCATATGGCTGATCAGGTTGATAATGAAACCCCCTTTACCTATCTAGCCAATTTGTCAGCTAAGTGGGCGGCTACAAGAGAGCAAGCTCCTAATGTCCATGGGAAAATTAAG TGCTGTCTAACAGGAGTAAAAGGTTTCCAGTATAAACAGAGGACCATGTTTGAGCTTCTGGTTTACATTGACGATGGTAGCCTTATCTCGGAGATCCTAATCGATCACAAT GTTGTGCAAAAAGGAATTGGTCATTCTCCAGAAGAGGTAACTGCTGTTCTAACTTGTCCTGACAAAAAGAGAGCAAGCGAGATGAAGAATACACTAAAACAGTTCCAAAACTACTTGGTGAACTTTGAG GGTTTGATGGTTATAAGAATAAGTGAAGAGTCTCCATTGCCAGTAGCAATAGAAATGAACCAGGGTTGTTCTCCCTCTGATGGCTGGTTGCTTCTGAAAAGACTGCAACCTTCCAACCTCTTCACCAGATAA